The following coding sequences are from one Chanos chanos chromosome 12, fChaCha1.1, whole genome shotgun sequence window:
- the LOC115825534 gene encoding class I histocompatibility antigen, F10 alpha chain-like has product MKEDIHSLNTIFVGSQGLDLPEYFQTTTVDDLPVLYYDSAMKSAVPVPDWINSTTAQQLWSYFASRANFNKAALIRGLKFAIQEFNLTGASTNIYQAYGRCNLHSNGTTQAFLTHAFNGKDFLSLDIETKTFIATVPQAIPYKRLREKNRVDLDFLVSAYETLCFEIINIFLQYDPRLRMKSVPEVRIFEKRNSAFTEITCHVTGFYPRTVQVQWFGSDMQPVVEGVIEGEVLPNGDGSYQIRKSVVIPAEHTDIHHYSCVVQHSSIPGNITEIWGKFTVAETLASTGRT; this is encoded by the exons ATGAAGGAGG ATATACATTCACTGAATACTATATTTGTTGGATCACAAGGCCTTGACTTGCCAGAATATTTTCAGACTACAACTGTGGATGATTTGCCGGTCCTCTACTATGACAGTGCCATGAAAAGTGCGGTGCCTGTCCCTGATTGGATTAACAGTACGACTGCACAACAACTTTGGAGTTATTTTGCTTCCAGAGCAAATTTCAACAAAGCAGCTTTAATCAGAGGCCTCAAATTTGCCATCCAGGAGTTTAACTTGACAG GTGCTTCCACAAATATATATCAGGCCTATGGTCGATGTAACCTGCATTCTAATGGGACTACACAAGCCTTTTTAACTCATGCATTTAACGGCAAGGATTTTTTAAGCCTAGATATTGAGACTAAAACATTTATCGCCACGGTGCCTCAAGCAATCCCCTAtaagagactgagggagaaaaatCGAGTTGACCTTGACTTTCTTGTGTCTGCATACGAAACgctgtgttttgaaataatcAACATATTCCTGCAGTACGATCCCAGACTACGCATGAAGAGCG TTCCAGAGGTCAGGATTTTTGAGAAGCGAAACTCTGCTTTTACAGAAATcacatgtcatgtgactgggTTTTACCCAAGAACAGTGCAGGTTCAGTGGTTTGGGTCAGACATGCAGCCTGTGGTTGAGGGGGTTATTGAAGGTGAGGTGTTACCAAATGGAGATGGTTCTTATCAGATAAGAAAGAGTGTTGTGataccagcagaacacacagacatacatcactACAGCTGTGTGGTCCAACATAGCAGCATCCCTGGAAATATCACAGAAATTTGGG GAAAATTCACAGTGGCAGAGACCTTAGCTTCCACGGGTCGCACCTGA